In the genome of Candidatus Angelobacter sp., one region contains:
- the coaD gene encoding pantetheine-phosphate adenylyltransferase, which translates to MRTAIYPGSFDPLTNGHLDVIERASKLFDRVVVAIAINEDKRPLFALKERRELVSQSIGHLKNVEADTFAGLLVDYVERRSGQAIIRGLRAVSDFEFEFQLALMNRKLNERVETIFMMPKDTYTFLSSRIVKEIARLGGDVSAFVPPQVRDALTKKLAKTR; encoded by the coding sequence ATGCGAACGGCGATTTATCCGGGGAGCTTTGACCCGCTCACCAACGGCCATCTGGACGTGATCGAACGAGCCTCCAAATTATTCGACCGGGTCGTGGTCGCCATCGCCATCAATGAAGACAAGCGGCCACTCTTCGCCTTGAAGGAGCGGCGCGAGCTGGTCTCGCAGTCCATCGGGCACTTGAAAAACGTCGAAGCAGACACGTTTGCCGGCCTGCTTGTGGACTACGTGGAACGGCGCTCCGGACAGGCAATCATCCGCGGTCTGCGCGCGGTATCGGACTTTGAATTTGAATTTCAACTCGCGTTGATGAATCGTAAGCTCAATGAGCGGGTGGAAACCATTTTCATGATGCCCAAAGACACCTATACCTTTCTGAGCTCGCGGATCGTGAAGGAAATCGCGCGGCTGGGCGGCGACGTCAGTGCTTTTGTGCCGCCGCAGGTTCGTGACGCGTTGACAAAAAAACTGGCGAAAACCCGCTGA
- a CDS encoding YceD family protein — translation MPLLINLRHLEHDNVTLRGDLPAQELDLDGIDELIRLASPLQHDLVAERHERAILVQGRLCVSLACECARCLKAFEHRLELDAWSCLLPLEGEDKAFIDNDCVDLTPYVREDILLAFPHHPLCEPECPGLPPTPQNETRQSNGAGAGAVLPSAWAELDKLKI, via the coding sequence ATGCCATTGCTGATCAACCTCCGGCATCTGGAACACGACAATGTGACCCTGCGCGGTGACTTGCCCGCGCAGGAACTGGATCTGGACGGGATTGACGAACTCATCCGGCTTGCTTCGCCTTTGCAACATGACCTGGTCGCCGAGCGGCATGAGCGAGCCATATTGGTGCAGGGTCGTCTTTGCGTTTCCCTCGCCTGCGAATGCGCGCGTTGTTTGAAGGCGTTTGAACACCGTCTGGAACTGGACGCGTGGTCGTGCCTTTTGCCGTTGGAAGGAGAGGACAAGGCATTCATTGACAACGATTGCGTGGACTTGACGCCCTATGTACGCGAAGATATTCTGCTCGCGTTTCCGCACCACCCGTTGTGCGAACCAGAGTGCCCCGGCCTGCCGCCGACGCCGCAAAATGAAACCAGGCAATCAAATGGCGCGGGCGCAGGTGCGGTTTTGCCCTCTGCCTGGGCCGAACTGGATAAATTGAAGATTTAG
- the rpmF gene encoding 50S ribosomal protein L32 — translation MGVPKRKPSRSRQRMRRAYNSVLKLPQLSTCPQCAAPYVPHRVCPACGYYKGRQVVTVEALA, via the coding sequence ATGGGCGTACCGAAGCGAAAACCGTCGCGCAGCCGTCAACGCATGCGCCGTGCCTACAACAGTGTGCTGAAACTGCCCCAGTTGAGCACGTGTCCCCAGTGCGCGGCTCCTTATGTCCCGCACCGGGTTTGTCCCGCCTGCGGCTACTACAAAGGCCGGCAGGTTGTGACTGTCGAAGCCCTGGCCTGA